In Balearica regulorum gibbericeps isolate bBalReg1 chromosome 2, bBalReg1.pri, whole genome shotgun sequence, one DNA window encodes the following:
- the GTPBP10 gene encoding GTP-binding protein 10 isoform X2, translating to MVRCGRAVLRKYGNFIDDLRLYVRGGTGGMGYPRLGGEGGRGGDVWFVARERTTLKSIKDRYPQKRFVAGAGANSSVKALKGKKGKDCEVHVPPGISVLCDDGKQIGELNAAGERFLAARGGLGGSLATNFVPCKGQRRIVHLDLKLIADVGLVGFPNAGKSSLLSKISHAKPEIANYAFTTIQPELGKIMYADYKQILVADLPGLIEGAHANKGMGHKFLKHVERTKQLLLVVDISGFQLSVKTQFRTAFETILLLTKELELYKEELLTKPAVLAINKMDLPCAKDNLNELMKQLQNPQGK from the exons ATGGTGCGGTGCGGCAGGGCCGTGCTGCGGAAG TATGGCAACTTCATAGACGATTTGCGGCTCTATGTCAGAGGAGGAACTGGTGGAATGGGTTATCCTCGTCtaggtggggaaggaggaagaggtggTGATGTCTGGTTCGTCGCCCGAGAAAGAACTACCTTAAAGAGCATTAAGGACAGATATCCCCAGAAGCGATTTGTAGCTGGAGCAGGAGCCAACAGCAG TGTTAAAGCActaaaaggtaaaaaaggaaaagattgtgAAGTTCATGTGCCTCCAGGAATTTCAGTTCTTTGTGATGATGGCAAGCAGATTG gagaGCTTaatgcagcaggagagagattCCTAGCAGCTCGCGGAGGTCTTGGAGGCTCTTTGGCCACAAACTTCGTGCCTTGCAAAGGTCAGAGGCGAATTGTTCATCTTGATTTGAAGCTTATAGCAGATGTTGGTTTAGTTGG GTTTCCAAATGCAGGAAAATCATCGTTGTTAAGCAAGATTTCTCATGCCAAACCTGAGATTGCAAATTATGCAT TTACAACAATACAGCCTGAACTAGGAAAGATCATGTATGCAGATTATAAGCAG atTTTAGTAGCTGATCTCCCAGGACTGATTGAAGGTGCACATGCAAACAAAGGGATGGGCCACAAATTTCTCAAACATGTAGAAAGAACCAAACAGCTTCTCTTAGTT GTTGATATTTCTGGGTTTCAGCTGTCTGTTAAGACTCAGTTCAGAACAGCCTTTGAAACAATATTACTTCTAACAAAG GAACTGGAGCTGTACAAAGAGGAACTTCTAACAAAGCCTGCAGTTCTTGCCATTAATAAAATGGATCTGCCTTGTGCAAAGGACAATTTGAATGAACTTATGAAACAACTGCAAAATCCTCAAGGTAAATGA
- the GTPBP10 gene encoding GTP-binding protein 10 isoform X1 — protein sequence MVRCGRAVLRKYGNFIDDLRLYVRGGTGGMGYPRLGGEGGRGGDVWFVARERTTLKSIKDRYPQKRFVAGAGANSSVKALKGKKGKDCEVHVPPGISVLCDDGKQIGELNAAGERFLAARGGLGGSLATNFVPCKGQRRIVHLDLKLIADVGLVGFPNAGKSSLLSKISHAKPEIANYAFTTIQPELGKIMYADYKQILVADLPGLIEGAHANKGMGHKFLKHVERTKQLLLVVDISGFQLSVKTQFRTAFETILLLTKELELYKEELLTKPAVLAINKMDLPCAKDNLNELMKQLQNPQDFLHLLQEEIIPENTLEFKDLIPISTYTGEGIEELKACIRKSIDEEAERENEEYRKKKLLLLQTSEEQMTRS from the exons ATGGTGCGGTGCGGCAGGGCCGTGCTGCGGAAG TATGGCAACTTCATAGACGATTTGCGGCTCTATGTCAGAGGAGGAACTGGTGGAATGGGTTATCCTCGTCtaggtggggaaggaggaagaggtggTGATGTCTGGTTCGTCGCCCGAGAAAGAACTACCTTAAAGAGCATTAAGGACAGATATCCCCAGAAGCGATTTGTAGCTGGAGCAGGAGCCAACAGCAG TGTTAAAGCActaaaaggtaaaaaaggaaaagattgtgAAGTTCATGTGCCTCCAGGAATTTCAGTTCTTTGTGATGATGGCAAGCAGATTG gagaGCTTaatgcagcaggagagagattCCTAGCAGCTCGCGGAGGTCTTGGAGGCTCTTTGGCCACAAACTTCGTGCCTTGCAAAGGTCAGAGGCGAATTGTTCATCTTGATTTGAAGCTTATAGCAGATGTTGGTTTAGTTGG GTTTCCAAATGCAGGAAAATCATCGTTGTTAAGCAAGATTTCTCATGCCAAACCTGAGATTGCAAATTATGCAT TTACAACAATACAGCCTGAACTAGGAAAGATCATGTATGCAGATTATAAGCAG atTTTAGTAGCTGATCTCCCAGGACTGATTGAAGGTGCACATGCAAACAAAGGGATGGGCCACAAATTTCTCAAACATGTAGAAAGAACCAAACAGCTTCTCTTAGTT GTTGATATTTCTGGGTTTCAGCTGTCTGTTAAGACTCAGTTCAGAACAGCCTTTGAAACAATATTACTTCTAACAAAG GAACTGGAGCTGTACAAAGAGGAACTTCTAACAAAGCCTGCAGTTCTTGCCATTAATAAAATGGATCTGCCTTGTGCAAAGGACAATTTGAATGAACTTATGAAACAACTGCAAAATCCTCAAG ACTTCTTACACTTACTacaggaagaaattattcctgAAAATACACTTGAATTCAAAGATTTAATTCCTATATCTACATACACTGGAGAAGGAATTGAGGAACTGAAGGCATGTATAAGAAAATCCATAGATGAGGAAGCAGAGCGGGAGAATGAAGAATATCGGAAAAAGAAACTACTACTTTTACAAACTTCAGAAGAACAAATGACTAGAAGCTAG
- the CLDN12 gene encoding claudin-12 — protein MGCRDVHAATVLAFLSGTASVAGLLAAVLLPNWRQMRLYTFNKNERNVTVYTGLWIKCARFDGSRDCVIYDPQWYTAVDQLDLRVLQFALPLSMLTAVSALFLCLIGMCNTAFVSSVPNIKLAKCLVNSAGCHLVAGLLFLLACAICLTPSIWVIFYNNYLNRKYEPVFSFDISVFIAIASAGGLFFTSILLFLWYCACKSLPSPFWQPLYSHAPSMHSYASQPYSARSRLSAIEIDIPVVTHAS, from the coding sequence ATGGGCTGCCGGGATGTTCATGCAGCAACAGTACTGGCCTTCCTCAGTGGAACAGCCTCCGTAGCTGGACTCCTTGCAGCGGTTCTGCTTCCAAACTGGAGGCAAATGAGACTGTACACGTTCAacaagaatgaaagaaatgtgaCCGTTTACACTGGACTCTGGATTAAGTGTGCTCGCTTTGACGGGAGCAGAGACTGTGTGATTTATGACCCGCAGTGGTACACTGCTGTTGATCAACTGGATTTGCGTGTTCTTCAGTTTGCTCTTCCACTGAGTATGTTAACTGCTGTCTCAGCTCTGTTTCTGTGCTTGATTGGCATGTGTAACACAGCCTTTGTATCCAGCGTCCCAAACATCAAATTGGCCAAATGCCTTGTAAACAGTGCGGGCTGCCATCTCGTGGCCGGCCTCTTGTTCCTGCTTGCGTGTGCCATTTGTCTCACTCCGTCAATCTGGGTCATTTTCTATAACAATTATCTGAACAGAAAATATGAGCCTGTCTTTAGCTTTGACATCTCTGTATTTATTGCCATTGCCAGTGCTGGCGGTCTGTTTTTCACTTCcattctgctgtttctgtggtACTGCGCGTGTAAAAGCCTACCTTCTCCTTTCTGGCAGCCGCTCTATTCCCACGCCCCTAGCATGCACAGCTATGCCTCTCAGCCGTATTCTGCACGCTCTCGCCTCTCTGCCATAGAAATTGACATTCCTGTTGTGACACATGCATCTTAA